A genomic stretch from Photobacterium atrarenae includes:
- a CDS encoding spore gernimation protein: protein MRFKAMAVFALTGILLFGCSEPLQVAVTPTRDVDHFQVIEQTQIEMYCPTGICKFELAASQEATITVKMHYTDARRFEKIEGVSVTGKQGATVTLVDENTFSLTLAGKDEPAKVQVVDYYRH from the coding sequence ATGAGATTTAAGGCAATGGCAGTGTTTGCGCTAACAGGAATTTTATTATTCGGCTGTAGTGAGCCGCTGCAGGTCGCCGTGACCCCAACCCGGGATGTGGACCATTTTCAGGTGATTGAGCAGACGCAGATCGAGATGTATTGTCCGACCGGGATCTGCAAGTTTGAACTCGCAGCGAGCCAAGAGGCAACGATTACCGTGAAAATGCATTATACCGATGCTCGCCGCTTCGAAAAAATCGAGGGGGTGAGTGTGACCGGTAAGCAGGGGGCGACGGTCACCCTGGTGGATGAAAATACCTTCAGCCTCACCCTGGCCGGAAAAGATGAGCCAGCCAAAGTGCAGGTGGTCGATTATTATCGCCATTAA
- a CDS encoding zinc dependent phospholipase C family protein, producing MPGAYAHISAAYLAAEKAHQSVFQSVPKQARNILTNQQKFIELGSVSPDFPYLKIGDLAQNRWADRMHYEQVGVFIRRCIAEVANLSGPSQEKAFAWLCGYVAHVATDITIHPVIERRVGPYETNQTEHRICEMHQDVHICRRFGLSEEHRIERLANYIGTCTHAEDNRHLDPVISNLWEQCLMATFGREPEIEPPLIHDWYTGYLAVLKGIEEGHKLLPFARHVGAQLGLVYPEQVDDSYIRELDTPLGVQHYDQVFDRAVAQIIRYWEVTAKAVFEAEAAGAFLNWNLDTGRCEKGQLTAWKET from the coding sequence ATGCCCGGAGCTTATGCCCATATTTCGGCAGCATACCTGGCTGCCGAAAAGGCTCATCAATCAGTTTTCCAGTCGGTGCCCAAGCAGGCCCGGAACATCTTGACCAACCAGCAGAAATTTATTGAACTGGGGAGTGTCAGCCCGGATTTTCCCTATCTTAAAATTGGCGACCTGGCCCAAAACCGCTGGGCTGATCGGATGCACTATGAGCAGGTCGGGGTTTTCATTCGCCGCTGTATCGCCGAAGTGGCAAACCTGTCTGGGCCATCCCAAGAGAAAGCATTTGCCTGGTTGTGTGGTTATGTTGCACATGTGGCGACCGATATCACCATTCATCCGGTTATTGAACGACGTGTCGGACCCTATGAGACGAACCAGACCGAGCACCGGATCTGCGAAATGCATCAGGATGTGCATATTTGTCGGCGCTTTGGCCTGAGTGAAGAACACCGGATTGAGCGGCTGGCGAACTATATCGGCACCTGTACCCACGCAGAGGATAATCGTCATCTGGACCCGGTGATCTCAAACTTGTGGGAACAATGTCTGATGGCGACATTTGGCCGCGAGCCGGAAATTGAACCACCGTTGATCCATGACTGGTATACCGGTTATCTGGCGGTGTTGAAAGGTATTGAAGAAGGCCATAAATTGTTGCCCTTTGCCCGTCATGTTGGTGCGCAACTGGGTCTGGTTTATCCCGAACAGGTGGATGACTCTTATATTCGGGAACTGGATACGCCCTTGGGTGTGCAGCATTATGATCAAGTGTTCGATCGGGCGGTGGCGCAGATCATCCGTTATTGGGAAGTGACGGCCAAGGCAGTTTTTGAAGCAGAGGCGGCAGGCGCATTCTTAAACTGGAACCTGGACACGGGGCGGTGTGAAAAGGGACAACTGACCGCCTGGAAGGAGACTTGA
- a CDS encoding glutathione S-transferase family protein produces MYQLYYYPNNASLAPHFLLYHMGLEYELVLVDKKSNSQKSADYLKLNPAGRIPTLVEQGQPIFESPAICIHLCEQHPEHELMPPLGSSARPLFFQWLAYLNNTLQAELMVRYYPHRHTNDESTIPNVVAAQDDRIADALAVINDQLVDKPYLLGEQISACDYFLFMLAGWCLPAKKSPLEFPHLVGYLKRMTALPTIRAVCEIEGMDLSPFESVE; encoded by the coding sequence ATGTATCAGCTTTATTATTATCCCAATAACGCCAGCTTGGCACCGCACTTTTTGCTCTATCACATGGGGCTGGAATACGAATTGGTGCTGGTGGATAAAAAGTCCAATTCACAGAAATCGGCGGACTATCTCAAGCTGAATCCGGCAGGCAGGATCCCGACCCTGGTGGAGCAGGGGCAACCTATTTTTGAAAGCCCGGCGATTTGTATTCATCTGTGTGAGCAGCACCCGGAGCATGAACTGATGCCGCCGCTGGGCAGCAGCGCGCGGCCGTTGTTTTTCCAGTGGCTGGCTTATCTGAATAATACCTTGCAGGCCGAGCTGATGGTGCGCTATTACCCGCATCGCCACACCAATGATGAAAGCACGATCCCGAATGTGGTCGCTGCGCAGGATGATCGTATCGCTGATGCTCTGGCGGTGATTAATGATCAGTTGGTAGACAAGCCGTATTTGCTCGGCGAGCAAATCTCCGCCTGTGATTATTTCCTGTTTATGTTGGCTGGGTGGTGTTTGCCGGCCAAGAAGTCGCCGCTGGAATTCCCGCATCTGGTGGGCTACCTGAAGCGAATGACTGCACTGCCGACAATTCGGGCGGTGTGCGAAATTGAAGGGATGGATCTCAGCCCTTTCGAATCTGTGGAGTAG
- a CDS encoding GNAT family N-acetyltransferase, whose translation MKVSLVPIAENERPTLERLFQFYLYEMAACLALPLNAQGSYAYRPTLLDGYWTQPEHQPFFMVVENDAAGVEAVEQELAGFALIRRYPQDPARYDIDQFFVARKFKGQGVGKQALANLLNQFPGKWQIRVLVENEPALAFWQSAVRQVVGQHYEHSMDLDVDLMMHFFRFEV comes from the coding sequence ATGAAAGTGTCACTTGTTCCGATAGCCGAAAATGAGCGTCCCACACTGGAGCGCTTGTTTCAGTTTTACTTATACGAAATGGCGGCCTGCCTGGCTTTGCCACTCAATGCGCAGGGGAGCTACGCCTATCGTCCGACATTGCTGGACGGGTACTGGACGCAGCCGGAACATCAGCCGTTTTTCATGGTTGTCGAAAATGATGCGGCAGGCGTTGAAGCCGTTGAGCAAGAACTGGCGGGCTTTGCCCTGATCCGCCGCTATCCGCAAGACCCAGCCCGTTATGATATTGATCAGTTCTTTGTCGCCCGGAAATTCAAGGGGCAGGGGGTTGGCAAGCAAGCGCTGGCGAACCTACTCAATCAATTCCCCGGAAAATGGCAAATCCGGGTCTTGGTTGAAAATGAACCGGCATTGGCGTTCTGGCAATCTGCGGTCAGGCAAGTAGTGGGACAACATTATGAGCATTCAATGGATCTGGACGTTGATCTGATGATGCATTTTTTCCGGTTTGAGGTTTGA
- a CDS encoding nitrous oxide-stimulated promoter family protein: MTKSKQAVILYGSLNTEFKTIEAMVKIYCRDHHHSQTPCTQCQDFLQYAFTRLDRCPYGEDKPTCRVCPIHCYKADYKLRSQQIMRYAGPRMLLRHPILAIRHLLAERRPIPEKPGAGVSNRHKRKQLNSSR, from the coding sequence ATGACTAAATCAAAACAAGCCGTTATCTTGTACGGCAGCCTAAATACCGAATTTAAAACTATTGAGGCGATGGTGAAGATCTACTGTCGTGATCACCATCACAGTCAAACGCCATGCACCCAATGTCAGGACTTTCTTCAGTATGCCTTCACCCGGCTGGATCGCTGCCCGTATGGTGAAGACAAACCCACCTGTCGCGTGTGCCCGATCCACTGCTACAAAGCTGATTACAAATTACGCTCGCAGCAAATCATGCGCTATGCCGGACCGAGAATGCTCCTCAGGCATCCGATTCTGGCAATTCGCCATCTGTTGGCCGAAAGACGCCCGATCCCGGAAAAGCCGGGAGCCGGCGTCTCCAATCGCCACAAGCGGAAACAGTTGAATTCGTCCAGGTAA
- a CDS encoding EamA family transporter, translated as MDIRSIALALLVVVIWGLNFSVIKFGLDELPPLLFSGLRFLIVAVPAILIVPFPKTSVWNVLGVGLFLGVMKFGLLFIAMQEDASAGISSLLLQAQVIFTILLSVLWLKESISRSQILGIVIAVVGFSLFFITSNGNATLQGVSMIILAALFWAVSNLIMKQMSSVNLLHFMVWVSIVPPLPLFVLSYLFETQAPLALLLETTEKTWLSVAYVGYISTLLAFAIWGWLLKNHQAAAVTPFALLIPLVGMLGSSLLLDEAFSLIESVGASLILVGLLISVLGARIFALIRQKKPTEQTSQ; from the coding sequence ATGGACATCAGAAGTATCGCGTTGGCATTGCTGGTTGTGGTGATTTGGGGGCTGAACTTTTCTGTGATTAAGTTCGGGCTGGATGAACTCCCCCCATTACTGTTTTCCGGACTGCGTTTTTTAATCGTTGCCGTCCCTGCGATATTGATCGTGCCATTTCCGAAAACATCGGTCTGGAATGTGCTGGGCGTCGGCCTGTTTCTCGGGGTGATGAAATTCGGCTTGCTGTTCATCGCGATGCAGGAAGATGCGTCGGCCGGGATTTCCTCGCTGCTGCTCCAGGCCCAGGTGATTTTTACCATTCTGCTCAGCGTGCTGTGGCTTAAGGAAAGTATCTCCCGATCCCAAATTCTGGGTATCGTGATCGCTGTGGTTGGTTTTAGTCTGTTTTTTATCACTTCGAACGGCAATGCCACGTTGCAGGGCGTTTCCATGATTATTCTGGCGGCCCTGTTCTGGGCGGTCTCCAATTTGATCATGAAGCAAATGTCATCGGTCAATCTGCTGCATTTCATGGTCTGGGTCAGTATCGTGCCGCCACTGCCGCTCTTTGTGCTTTCCTATCTGTTTGAGACACAAGCGCCGCTGGCCTTGCTGTTAGAAACGACCGAGAAAACATGGCTATCGGTCGCTTATGTGGGGTATATCTCCACACTCCTGGCGTTTGCGATTTGGGGCTGGTTGCTGAAGAACCATCAAGCTGCGGCGGTGACGCCGTTTGCGCTGTTGATCCCCTTGGTCGGAATGCTGGGGTCTAGCTTGCTGCTGGATGAAGCGTTCAGTTTGATCGAATCGGTCGGTGCCAGCCTGATCTTGGTCGGGTTGCTGATCTCAGTGCTGGGAGCCCGGATCTTTGCGCTGATCAGGCAGAAAAAGCCAACTGAGCAAACCAGTCAATAA
- a CDS encoding thiopurine S-methyltransferase, producing the protein MDAEFWHSRWAENRIGFHLNDTNPVLTKYWPRLNASYSDTVLVPMCGKSLDMTWLAEKHAQVIGVELSEIAVRAYFSEHLYTPTVIPLGNGQTLYEFDEVSIYCGDFFATKIDPVDVVYDRAALIAMPPSMRKMYVEQLLSMVKAGGRILLVTLDYPQAEMDGPPFCVTGEEVAQLFSGCQITHLERDEADESHPRRQRGLSRFAEEVWLIELP; encoded by the coding sequence ATGGATGCAGAATTTTGGCATAGCCGATGGGCGGAAAATCGTATCGGCTTTCACCTGAACGATACCAACCCGGTATTGACCAAATACTGGCCGCGCCTCAACGCCTCGTACTCAGACACCGTGTTGGTGCCGATGTGCGGTAAATCGCTGGATATGACCTGGCTGGCGGAAAAACATGCCCAGGTGATTGGGGTTGAGTTGAGTGAAATTGCGGTGCGGGCGTATTTCTCTGAGCATCTGTACACGCCGACGGTGATCCCGCTGGGTAACGGTCAGACCTTGTATGAGTTTGATGAGGTGAGCATCTATTGCGGGGATTTCTTCGCAACCAAGATCGATCCGGTGGATGTGGTTTACGATCGGGCTGCGCTGATTGCGATGCCGCCTTCAATGCGCAAAATGTACGTCGAGCAACTGCTGTCGATGGTCAAAGCCGGCGGGCGTATCCTGCTGGTGACGCTGGATTATCCGCAAGCTGAGATGGACGGACCGCCGTTTTGTGTCACCGGGGAAGAAGTGGCGCAGCTGTTCAGTGGCTGTCAGATCACCCATCTTGAGCGTGATGAGGCCGACGAAAGCCATCCGCGTCGTCAACGAGGTCTGTCTCGCTTTGCCGAAGAAGTCTGGCTGATTGAACTGCCGTAA
- a CDS encoding NUDIX hydrolase encodes MIHFKSAEGVFNFRSVAVIIHQGYVLLHQQRGDDFWALPGGRVEWFEDSATTVVREIQEELGQTATVVRPLWHAENFFGFDGKRFHELSTYYLMALVDSNLPFGEAAFSGVEADVDLIFKWFPIDELAAEPLYPEFLREKLSSLPEGVEFIRVNELD; translated from the coding sequence ATGATTCATTTTAAGTCCGCCGAAGGCGTGTTTAACTTTCGCAGTGTCGCCGTGATTATCCACCAAGGGTATGTACTGCTCCATCAGCAACGCGGCGATGATTTTTGGGCGTTGCCCGGTGGCCGGGTCGAGTGGTTTGAAGATTCGGCAACAACCGTGGTTCGGGAAATTCAGGAAGAGCTGGGGCAAACGGCGACTGTCGTGCGGCCATTGTGGCATGCGGAAAACTTCTTTGGCTTTGACGGTAAGCGCTTTCATGAGCTGTCGACCTATTACCTGATGGCGCTGGTTGACAGCAACCTGCCATTCGGCGAAGCAGCTTTTTCAGGTGTTGAGGCAGATGTGGATTTAATCTTCAAGTGGTTCCCGATAGATGAACTTGCCGCCGAGCCCCTTTATCCGGAATTTTTGAGAGAAAAACTGAGTTCTTTACCCGAAGGTGTCGAGTTTATTCGGGTGAATGAATTGGACTAA
- a CDS encoding multiheme c-type cytochrome encodes MNNYETTSSWHLLQPYHVFTPNHLRRSHKRIGFTTVIFAFIITLLPAIAKAEPGMQKWLKPHKPESAEAIHQQLPYYPSRASTDRPLKPEMFENPEICQGCHGEIYQQWQRSVMAHSWKDPIYRALFKRASKATDGQVDNFCIACHSPIGMTSMNASAATLEDPDDNLPGVNCEVCHNIRGISGSDNGAYILAPNRDKHIKLGPRHDADSPYHQTEYSDLHTKSEFCSVCHNVSHPFNSTPIERTYDEWQESAYNEQGIQCQDCHMTPGPGQKTNPGKSAIMGKEREHIYSHEFSGGNSTLHQYFDDPIGAELAREMLRSAATMEFIDLPASLVAGELATIRVKVSNVGAGHKLPTGFPEGREVWVDFAVNSGEQAPIYRSGAVVDGHTEPGTRNFKVTLGDKNGDVVDLNVWEVDRILSDTRILPHGYAIVEYTFLVPASIQGPVTLDAKLNYWPFPQKLVDELLGEGKLTVDIVTMTTTSTELRVSTTKSDTSLAKRSAGTTTRKH; translated from the coding sequence ATGAACAATTACGAAACAACTTCAAGTTGGCACTTGTTACAACCGTATCATGTCTTCACCCCAAATCACCTCCGACGCAGCCACAAGCGAATCGGGTTCACCACAGTGATATTCGCCTTCATCATCACTTTGTTACCAGCTATCGCCAAGGCCGAGCCCGGTATGCAAAAGTGGCTCAAACCCCACAAACCCGAATCTGCCGAAGCTATCCACCAACAATTGCCCTACTACCCTTCCCGCGCCAGCACCGACCGGCCACTGAAGCCGGAAATGTTTGAAAATCCGGAAATCTGTCAAGGCTGCCACGGCGAGATTTACCAGCAGTGGCAACGCTCGGTAATGGCACATTCCTGGAAAGATCCCATTTATCGGGCCCTGTTCAAACGGGCCAGCAAAGCCACAGACGGACAAGTCGATAACTTCTGTATTGCCTGCCACAGCCCCATCGGTATGACTAGTATGAATGCCTCTGCCGCAACGTTAGAGGATCCCGACGATAACCTACCCGGCGTCAATTGCGAGGTCTGCCATAATATTCGCGGGATTAGCGGCAGTGATAACGGTGCGTATATTCTGGCGCCGAACCGGGACAAGCATATCAAGCTCGGACCGCGTCATGACGCTGACTCACCCTATCATCAAACAGAGTATTCCGATCTGCACACCAAATCCGAATTCTGCTCTGTCTGCCATAACGTCTCTCATCCGTTCAACAGCACGCCGATTGAACGCACCTACGACGAATGGCAAGAAAGTGCCTATAACGAACAGGGAATCCAATGCCAGGACTGCCATATGACGCCTGGTCCCGGCCAGAAAACTAACCCAGGAAAATCAGCCATTATGGGCAAAGAGCGCGAGCACATCTATTCGCATGAATTTTCAGGGGGGAACTCGACCCTGCATCAATATTTTGACGATCCCATTGGTGCCGAGCTGGCCCGTGAAATGCTGCGCTCCGCGGCAACCATGGAATTTATCGACCTGCCGGCGTCATTGGTTGCCGGGGAGCTCGCCACAATTCGGGTCAAAGTGTCAAACGTTGGCGCCGGGCACAAACTCCCGACCGGGTTCCCGGAAGGACGGGAAGTATGGGTTGATTTCGCGGTGAACAGCGGTGAACAAGCACCAATTTATCGCTCCGGAGCTGTAGTTGACGGGCATACTGAGCCGGGAACCCGAAACTTTAAAGTTACCCTGGGGGATAAAAACGGCGACGTGGTCGATCTCAACGTATGGGAAGTCGATCGGATCTTGTCGGATACCCGGATCCTGCCCCATGGATATGCTATTGTCGAATATACCTTCCTGGTTCCGGCAAGCATTCAAGGGCCCGTCACCCTCGACGCCAAGCTAAACTATTGGCCCTTCCCTCAGAAATTAGTCGATGAATTACTGGGCGAAGGTAAGCTCACGGTTGATATCGTGACGATGACAACAACCAGCACCGAGCTCAGGGTCAGCACCACGAAATCCGACACCTCACTGGCAAAGCGCTCAGCGGGAACTACAACCAGAAAACACTGA
- a CDS encoding MBL fold metallo-hydrolase — translation MKLHKLEGYIQSIYLVEYEHGLLLLDGCSRADISMLKHFIVGQLHRPFSDLKLVVVTHMHPDHAGAAAKLRRLSGCDVAAANVPGQWYSGVDGKLMHLTDIMLAKWVAKRMKKPRRNLWYARTLTPDIKLNDGDALPGFPEWQTLFTQGHTDRDLSLYHVPSHAVYVADLMVKVKGRYIPPFPVFYPNRYRHSLKKIMAMEPTSLILAHGGEVYPDAEDYQYLLARAPSVPMTHWRSVKSKLRKALRRAA, via the coding sequence ATGAAACTCCATAAGCTGGAAGGCTATATTCAGTCGATTTACCTGGTGGAATATGAGCATGGGCTGTTACTGCTCGATGGCTGTAGCCGGGCGGATATCAGTATGCTCAAGCATTTCATTGTCGGGCAGCTCCACCGCCCGTTTAGCGATCTGAAGCTGGTGGTCGTGACCCATATGCATCCCGATCATGCCGGCGCGGCGGCGAAGTTGCGACGCTTGAGCGGATGTGATGTCGCGGCTGCCAATGTGCCGGGTCAGTGGTACAGCGGGGTGGATGGCAAGCTCATGCATTTGACGGATATAATGCTGGCAAAATGGGTGGCCAAGCGGATGAAAAAACCGCGGCGTAACCTTTGGTATGCCCGCACCTTAACGCCGGATATCAAGCTTAATGATGGGGATGCTTTACCGGGATTTCCGGAATGGCAGACGCTCTTTACCCAGGGACATACCGATCGGGATCTGTCGTTGTACCATGTGCCCAGCCATGCGGTGTATGTCGCTGATCTGATGGTGAAAGTCAAAGGACGCTACATTCCGCCATTTCCCGTGTTCTATCCCAACCGCTATCGCCACTCGCTGAAAAAAATCATGGCGATGGAGCCGACATCGCTGATCCTGGCGCACGGCGGTGAAGTCTATCCGGATGCGGAGGACTACCAGTATTTGCTGGCGCGGGCACCAAGCGTCCCCATGACCCATTGGCGTTCGGTGAAGTCCAAGTTGCGCAAGGCATTGCGACGAGCAGCCTGA